The following proteins are co-located in the Opitutaceae bacterium genome:
- a CDS encoding DUF4202 domain-containing protein, whose amino-acid sequence MSDTPYSRARILIDQAHAADPQRTADGRPAELAYADAMEAWVARLDPLASSLLRLGARCQHLERWSVPRSTFPLGKVGYHKWRRLLYVRQAERARELLLQAGVPEHEVADVATWVGKSGLKDNPGTQMLEDAACLVFLEKEISGFAAQHADYPREKFIDILRKTWRKMSPRAQLAGLALDLPPDIAALVRDAVTN is encoded by the coding sequence ATGTCGGACACCCCCTATTCCCGCGCCCGGATTCTGATTGACCAGGCTCACGCGGCTGACCCGCAGCGGACGGCTGATGGCCGGCCGGCCGAGCTTGCCTATGCGGATGCGATGGAGGCCTGGGTGGCCCGGCTTGATCCTCTGGCGTCATCGCTCCTTCGGCTTGGGGCCCGGTGCCAGCACCTCGAACGCTGGTCGGTGCCGCGGTCGACGTTTCCCCTGGGCAAGGTGGGGTATCACAAGTGGCGGCGGCTCCTGTATGTTCGCCAGGCGGAGCGCGCCCGTGAACTTCTGCTTCAGGCGGGCGTGCCGGAACACGAGGTTGCCGATGTCGCCACCTGGGTGGGCAAGAGCGGGCTCAAGGACAACCCGGGGACGCAGATGCTGGAGGATGCGGCCTGCCTGGTTTTTCTGGAGAAGGAAATCAGCGGATTTGCCGCGCAGCATGCGGACTACCCGCGGGAGAAGTTCATCGACATCCTGCGCAAGACCTGGCGGAAGATGAGCCCGCGCGCGCAGCTCGCCGGACTTGCCTTGGATCTGCCTCCTGACATTGCCGCGCTGGTGCGTGATGCCGTGACGAACTGA
- a CDS encoding DUF4199 domain-containing protein has protein sequence MKTALLYGSAMAVAGTLVTLVEYLLGFHNDMARFQTGQTIGMIGGFAVSIVGLVLTMRAVRDSSPDGSLSYGRAVGTGALTSVFQGVIGGVLAYVYGTLINPAFHELVLENARQKVPADKLHAVEGMLRFFASPLWFLIVMVFVVPIMGTVFSLIIAAFMKRAPRTPESPPPLVAG, from the coding sequence ATGAAAACTGCCCTTCTCTATGGTTCGGCAATGGCGGTGGCGGGAACCTTGGTGACCTTGGTCGAGTACCTGCTGGGTTTTCACAACGATATGGCCAGATTCCAAACTGGCCAGACCATCGGCATGATCGGCGGGTTTGCGGTTTCGATCGTCGGTTTGGTACTCACGATGCGTGCGGTTCGCGACTCTTCACCCGACGGCTCGCTCAGCTACGGCAGGGCTGTCGGTACGGGGGCACTCACTTCAGTCTTTCAAGGCGTGATCGGCGGCGTGCTCGCCTACGTCTACGGCACGCTGATCAACCCCGCATTCCACGAACTCGTTTTGGAAAACGCCAGGCAGAAGGTGCCCGCGGATAAATTGCATGCCGTCGAGGGCATGCTCAGGTTTTTCGCAAGCCCGCTTTGGTTCCTTATCGTCATGGTCTTTGTGGTGCCGATCATGGGCACGGTCTTTTCGCTCATCATCGCCGCCTTCATGAAACGCGCGCCACGCACGCCGGAGTCGCCGCCGCCGCTTGTGGCGGGCTGA